The DNA sequence TCGCGCAGCTTCTGCTCGATGTAGAAGCATTCGGGCGCCTTGATGTCCTCGAGGTTGATGCCGCCGAGCGTCGGCTCGAGCATCGCGATCGCCTCGACCAGCTTGTCGGGGTCCGATTCGGACAGTTCGATGTCGAACACGTCGATGCCCGCGAACTTCTTGAACAGGCAGCCCTTGCCCTCCATCACCGGCTTGGCGGCCAGCGGGCCGATGTTGCCGAGGCCGAGCACGGCCGTGCCGTTCGTCACGACGCCGACCAGGTTGCCGCGCGACGTGTATTTCTGCGCGTCGAGCGGATCGGCGTGGATCGCCTCGCACGCGGCGGCGACGCCCGGCGAGTAAGCGAGCGACAGATCGAGCTGGTTCGACAGCGGCTTGGTCGGCGTGACCGAAATCTTGCCGGGCTTCGGGTTCAGGTGATAAGCGAGAGCGGCCTGCTTCAGTTGTTCGTCCATGATTGACCTGCGAGAGACATGCGAATATTGACGGTTCAGTACACAGCACCAGCGGCCGCATCTGCGTGAATCGAAGAGGTAGTCGACTGCGAGACGGCCCGCGGCACGCCCGGTCGGCGCGCCATCGAACCTCGGCGGGTGGCAACGGGAAAGTACAAAGTACTGAACGATTTCCAAGGGGCGACTAGTGTACACCCGCGCATGCGCCGTGTTGGTGCGCCGCCGCATATGCACCGTCGATGGACGTTCGATCGGTCCCCGGTTGATCCGGCGGCGTCGGCCGCCCGCCCGAACCCGCGAATTCCGCCGAAAACCGGCCTGAATCGGGTAAAATAGCGGGCTACGCGCGCAGCGAAACGATCGGTGTTCCGGTCGTGCCCCGGCCCTTTGGGCAGGTTCCCCTTGCTGCGCCATCGGGCGCGCGCCCGCTCTTCGCTCATCACCCAAGGAATGCCCATGACAGGCTACGATCGTCAGTCGATCTCGGATACGACCGCCAAAATCCTGCTGGAAGTGCAGGCGGTGCACTTCAACGCCGAAAAACCGTTCATCTTCACGTCCGGGTGGGCAAGCCCCGTCTACATCGACTGCCGCAAGCTGATTTCGTATCCGCGCGTGCGCCGTGCGCTGATGGAAATGGCGGAAACGACGATCATGCGCGACGTCGGCTTCGAGCAGATCGACTCGGTGGCGGGCGGCGAGACGGCCGGCATCCCGTTCGCGGCATGGCTCGCCGACCGCATGATGGTGCCGATGCAGTACGTGCGCAAGAAGCCGAAGGGCTTCGGCCGCAACGCGCAGATCGAGGGTCATCTGGAAGAAGGCTCGCGCGTGCTGCTGGTGGAAGACCTGACGACCGACAGCCGCAGCAAGATCAACTTCGTCAACGCGCTGCGCACCGCGGGCGCGACGGTGAACCACTGCTTCGTGCTGTTCCACTACAACATCTTCAAGGAAAGCGTGTCGGTCCTGAAGGACATCGACGTCGACCTGCACGCGCTCGCGACCTGGTGGGACGTGCTGCGCGTCGCGAAGGCGTCGGGCTACTTCGAGACCAAGACGCTCGACGAAGTCGAGAAATTCCTGCA is a window from the Burkholderia vietnamiensis LMG 10929 genome containing:
- a CDS encoding orotate phosphoribosyltransferase; amino-acid sequence: MTGYDRQSISDTTAKILLEVQAVHFNAEKPFIFTSGWASPVYIDCRKLISYPRVRRALMEMAETTIMRDVGFEQIDSVAGGETAGIPFAAWLADRMMVPMQYVRKKPKGFGRNAQIEGHLEEGSRVLLVEDLTTDSRSKINFVNALRTAGATVNHCFVLFHYNIFKESVSVLKDIDVDLHALATWWDVLRVAKASGYFETKTLDEVEKFLHAPAEWSAAHGGATAPKE